One part of the Thermodesulfovibrio sp. 3462-1 genome encodes these proteins:
- a CDS encoding cation:proton antiporter, with protein MFKLLLKQGGFSAAIVAITGALAPMIVGFVISYYIFNFPLMSSLFIGGTLTATLLILYIGTFFLFAPIIGKIFAYLISFITKKLNTLDFVPPVIIAIILVFALAAAFQTDREIIHKIEESLNPLIWIFTPIFFVYVGLQINLRAIDFASLHLWALSAVLLVVAIATKLLAGLSVKGTKKEKNGELQWTEM; from the coding sequence ATGTTTAAACTTCTTTTGAAACAGGGCGGTTTTTCTGCTGCAATTGTTGCAATCACAGGAGCATTAGCTCCTATGATTGTTGGATTTGTTATATCTTACTACATTTTTAATTTCCCATTGATGAGCTCTCTTTTTATTGGAGGAACTCTCACTGCTACGCTTCTAATACTTTATATTGGAACATTCTTTCTCTTTGCACCGATAATAGGCAAAATTTTTGCCTATTTAATAAGCTTTATTACAAAAAAGCTCAATACCCTTGATTTTGTTCCTCCTGTGATTATTGCTATAATTCTTGTCTTTGCTCTTGCTGCAGCTTTTCAGACAGACAGAGAGATTATCCATAAAATTGAAGAATCGCTTAATCCTCTTATATGGATATTTACTCCCATATTTTTTGTTTATGTGGGATTGCAGATTAATTTGAGAGCAATTGATTTTGCCTCACTACATCTCTGGGCTTTAAGTGCTGTCCTTTTAGTAGTTGCTATCGCAACCAAGTTATTAGCTGGTTTATCTGTGAAAGGGACTAAAAAAGAAAAAAACGGAGAACTTCAATGGACAGAAATGTAA
- the glgB gene encoding 1,4-alpha-glucan branching protein GlgB codes for MDRNVSLFSDFDIYLFKEGNHFNAYEKLGSHIIEVDGQKGTYFAVWAPNAEKVYVIGDFNGWSLNHPLAPRWDSSGIWEAFIPGVDKGTKYKYYIISKYGYHLQKGDPYSFFWETPPATASIVWDLEYKWADDEWMKNRAKYNSLSSPISIYEVHLGSWRRVPQEGNRFLTYRELAEWLPKYVKDMGFTHVEILPVMEHPFYGSWGYQTIGYFAPTSRYGTPQDFMYLIDSLHQHGIGVILDWVPSHFPQDGHGLSFFDGTYLYEHQDPKKGYHPHWHSYIFNHGRNEVRNFLISSAIFWLEKYHVDGLRVDAVASMLYLDYGRAPGEWIPNKYGGKENLEAIEFIRRCNETVYEKYPDTQTIAEESTAWPLVTRPTYLGGLGFGMKWNMGWMHDTLSYFSKDPVYRKYHHNNLAFSIWYAFSENFVLPLSHDEVVYGKGSLLNKMPGDNWQKFANLRLLFGYMYAHPGKKLIFMGGEFAQCNEWYHEESLHWHLLEYPQHQGIQRLVKDLNNLYKNEPALHELDFDPSGFEWIDFTDAEQSIISFLRKGRDPKQLICVVCNFTPVPRFNYRIGVPFRGYWKEVLNTDSELYGGSNCGNMGGLMTENLSIHGRPYSLNLTLPPLGVLFLKWQDE; via the coding sequence ATGGACAGAAATGTAAGTCTTTTTAGTGATTTTGATATTTATCTTTTTAAAGAAGGAAATCATTTCAATGCTTATGAAAAGCTTGGTTCTCATATTATTGAAGTTGATGGGCAGAAAGGAACATATTTTGCTGTGTGGGCTCCAAATGCTGAAAAAGTTTATGTTATAGGAGATTTTAACGGATGGTCTCTAAATCATCCTCTTGCTCCACGTTGGGATAGCTCTGGTATATGGGAGGCTTTTATTCCTGGCGTTGATAAAGGAACAAAGTATAAATACTATATAATTTCCAAATATGGTTACCATCTTCAAAAAGGAGATCCTTACAGCTTCTTCTGGGAAACACCTCCAGCTACTGCATCAATAGTCTGGGATTTAGAGTATAAATGGGCTGATGATGAATGGATGAAAAATAGAGCTAAATACAATAGCCTTAGCTCGCCAATATCAATTTATGAAGTTCATCTTGGCTCATGGAGAAGAGTTCCTCAGGAAGGAAATAGATTTCTTACATACAGGGAACTTGCCGAATGGTTACCAAAGTATGTAAAAGATATGGGATTTACACATGTTGAAATTTTACCTGTTATGGAGCATCCTTTTTATGGTTCCTGGGGATATCAAACAATTGGATATTTTGCACCTACAAGCAGATATGGAACTCCGCAGGATTTTATGTATCTTATTGATAGCCTTCATCAGCATGGGATAGGTGTAATTCTTGACTGGGTTCCGTCTCATTTTCCTCAGGATGGTCATGGACTCAGCTTTTTTGACGGAACTTATCTTTATGAACATCAGGATCCAAAAAAAGGATATCATCCTCATTGGCACAGCTACATTTTTAATCATGGAAGAAATGAAGTTAGAAACTTTCTTATAAGTTCTGCCATTTTCTGGCTTGAAAAATATCATGTTGATGGATTAAGAGTTGATGCAGTGGCTTCAATGCTTTATCTTGATTATGGAAGGGCTCCAGGAGAATGGATTCCAAACAAATATGGAGGCAAAGAAAACTTAGAGGCAATAGAATTCATAAGAAGATGTAATGAAACAGTCTATGAAAAATATCCTGATACTCAGACAATTGCTGAAGAATCTACTGCCTGGCCACTTGTGACCCGCCCCACCTATCTTGGAGGACTTGGCTTTGGTATGAAGTGGAATATGGGATGGATGCATGACACACTGAGTTATTTTTCAAAAGACCCAGTTTACAGAAAATATCATCACAATAACCTTGCTTTCAGCATCTGGTATGCTTTTTCTGAAAACTTTGTTTTGCCTCTTTCTCACGATGAAGTTGTTTATGGTAAAGGCTCTCTTTTAAATAAAATGCCTGGAGACAACTGGCAAAAATTCGCTAATCTGAGACTTCTTTTTGGATACATGTATGCCCATCCAGGTAAAAAACTTATTTTTATGGGAGGAGAGTTTGCCCAATGCAATGAGTGGTATCATGAAGAAAGCTTACATTGGCATCTTCTTGAATATCCTCAGCATCAAGGAATTCAAAGATTGGTAAAGGATTTAAACAATCTTTATAAAAATGAACCAGCCCTTCATGAGCTTGACTTTGATCCATCAGGTTTTGAATGGATTGATTTTACTGATGCAGAGCAAAGTATAATAAGTTTTCTAAGGAAAGGAAGGGACCCAAAACAACTAATCTGTGTAGTATGCAATTTTACGCCAGTTCCGAGATTTAATTACAGAATAGGAGTTCCTTTTAGGGGTTACTGGAAGGAGGTTTTAAATACTGATTCAGAGCTTTATGGAGGAAGCAATTGTGGCAACATGGGAGGATTGATGACTGAAAACCTCTCTATACATGGAAGACCTTACTCTTTAAATTTAACTTTACCTCCTTTAGGAGTTTTATTTTTAAAATGGCAAGATGAATAA
- a CDS encoding hydrogenase small subunit has product MERETIYEGLVRKGVSRRDFLKFCASTAAVLGLSSSFVPKIAEAIEKKQKPVVVWLEYQDCAGCSESILRASKPTIGQIVLDVISLEYHETIMAAAGFQAEKSLHDAIKNYKGKYLVVVEGAIPLKDGGVYCTIGGKSAIDLIKEVCKDAMAVIAVGNCACFGGVPAAKPNPTGAVGVMDIIKDKPVINLPGCPLNVENFTATVVYFLTFGKLPAVDKLKRPLFAYGKLIHDNCERRGHFDSGEFVKAWGDKGHRQGWCLFEMGCKGPFTNHNCPTIRWNEGVSWPVMAGHPCIGCSEPKFWDNNLYAEAEKNTFYAKAVGLAAMAGIINKVKTE; this is encoded by the coding sequence ATGGAAAGAGAAACAATCTATGAAGGATTGGTGCGTAAAGGGGTCTCAAGAAGAGACTTCCTGAAGTTTTGTGCTTCTACTGCAGCAGTATTAGGTCTTTCCTCTTCCTTTGTTCCAAAGATTGCAGAAGCAATCGAGAAGAAACAAAAACCCGTTGTAGTATGGCTTGAGTATCAGGACTGTGCAGGATGTTCTGAAAGCATTTTGAGAGCTTCAAAACCAACAATTGGACAGATTGTTCTTGATGTGATTTCTCTTGAGTATCATGAGACAATCATGGCTGCAGCAGGATTCCAGGCAGAAAAATCACTGCATGATGCAATTAAGAACTACAAAGGTAAATACCTTGTTGTAGTTGAAGGTGCGATTCCATTAAAGGATGGTGGAGTTTACTGCACAATTGGTGGAAAATCAGCCATTGATCTTATCAAAGAAGTATGCAAAGATGCAATGGCAGTAATTGCTGTTGGAAACTGTGCATGCTTTGGAGGTGTTCCAGCAGCAAAGCCAAATCCAACAGGTGCTGTAGGAGTAATGGATATCATTAAAGACAAACCAGTTATTAATCTGCCAGGATGTCCGCTTAATGTGGAAAACTTTACAGCCACTGTTGTTTACTTCCTCACATTCGGAAAACTGCCAGCTGTTGACAAACTCAAGAGACCTCTTTTTGCTTATGGAAAGCTTATTCATGACAATTGTGAAAGAAGAGGACATTTTGATTCAGGTGAGTTTGTAAAAGCATGGGGAGACAAAGGTCACAGACAGGGTTGGTGTTTGTTTGAAATGGGCTGTAAAGGTCCTTTTACAAATCATAACTGTCCAACAATAAGGTGGAACGAAGGAGTAAGCTGGCCTGTTATGGCAGGACATCCTTGTATCGGTTGTTCAGAGCCAAAGTTCTGGGATAATAATCTTTATGCAGAAGCAGAAAAAAATACCTTCTATGCTAAAGCAGTTGGTCTTGCTGCAATGGCTGGTATAATAAATAAAGTAAAAACAGAATAA
- a CDS encoding HypC/HybG/HupF family hydrogenase formation chaperone: MCLAVPSKIVEIDGYMATVDVMGLRKQVSLMLLPEEPKIGEYVLVHAGFAINKMEPAEAEEALKIFEKIFREMEEQEKNWQTEA, translated from the coding sequence ATGTGTCTTGCAGTCCCATCAAAAATAGTAGAAATTGACGGCTATATGGCAACTGTTGATGTAATGGGGTTAAGAAAGCAAGTTAGTTTAATGTTGCTTCCTGAGGAACCAAAGATTGGTGAATATGTTCTTGTTCATGCAGGATTTGCAATAAATAAAATGGAGCCAGCAGAGGCAGAAGAAGCATTGAAAATTTTTGAAAAGATATTCAGGGAAATGGAGGAACAGGAAAAAAATTGGCAGACAGAAGCTTAG
- a CDS encoding glycosyltransferase family 39 protein, whose amino-acid sequence MNKIVFKVLFAIILFISMFRLGSVTLFDVDEAVFAQATKEMLQSGNWITPKYNGEPRYDKPILFYWLMAFSYNIFGINEFAARFPSALSGFTLCIVLYFFLSILKDDKQAFYALVSFAFSLYYFVYTHAAVTDMVLTLFISLTLMCFYLSVHRNKNFIYGFYIFSALAFLTKGLIGIVFPLGIASVYLCIKKSFKGLKELYNFRAILLFLLISMPWYVAQILINGKEFIEQFFIKHHFMRYTGVISGHRGPIYYFVPVLIIGMFPWISFVIKAFKNLKKDSLVQFSLVWSGFIFLFFSFSTTKLPNYILPAVPAFSILISCGMIEIDKNFSKISYIFCVIFSILIAVLLVVAKTKVMNILPYFNMSWFTILILIMSLFTIISIYALLTRKKVFMLFAGLSFSLILATSIKVLPAINEYMQGTLYKYSIYAKQILQKNDILITYKINKPSISFYSDRKILKIDSEKELIEKIKDTLQQKLRIVVISQVKDVEFLKSTGLNMLKEDRDYAIFTLSG is encoded by the coding sequence ATGAATAAAATTGTTTTTAAAGTTCTTTTTGCAATAATTTTATTTATATCCATGTTCAGACTTGGTTCTGTAACACTTTTTGATGTTGATGAAGCAGTGTTTGCTCAGGCAACAAAAGAAATGCTTCAGAGCGGAAACTGGATAACTCCTAAATACAATGGTGAACCAAGATATGACAAACCAATTCTTTTTTACTGGTTGATGGCTTTTTCTTATAACATATTCGGAATTAATGAATTTGCTGCAAGATTTCCTTCAGCTTTATCTGGATTTACTTTGTGTATTGTTCTTTATTTTTTCTTAAGTATATTGAAAGATGACAAACAGGCTTTTTATGCTCTTGTGTCTTTTGCTTTTTCTCTTTATTACTTTGTTTACACTCATGCAGCAGTGACAGATATGGTTTTAACTTTGTTTATCAGTCTGACTCTTATGTGTTTTTATCTCTCTGTTCACAGGAATAAAAATTTTATTTACGGATTTTATATTTTTTCTGCCCTTGCTTTTCTTACAAAAGGATTAATTGGCATAGTTTTTCCCCTCGGTATCGCTTCAGTTTATTTATGCATTAAAAAGAGCTTTAAAGGATTAAAGGAGCTTTACAACTTTCGTGCGATTTTGCTTTTTCTTTTAATATCAATGCCGTGGTACGTTGCTCAAATCCTGATAAATGGTAAAGAATTTATTGAGCAATTTTTTATAAAGCATCATTTTATGCGGTACACTGGAGTTATATCCGGACATAGAGGCCCGATTTATTATTTTGTACCTGTTTTAATAATCGGAATGTTTCCCTGGATTTCTTTTGTTATAAAGGCTTTTAAAAATTTAAAAAAAGACAGTCTTGTGCAGTTTTCTTTAGTTTGGTCAGGTTTTATCTTTTTATTTTTTTCCTTTTCAACAACAAAACTTCCAAATTATATTTTGCCTGCTGTTCCTGCTTTCTCAATATTAATTTCCTGTGGTATGATTGAGATTGATAAAAATTTTTCAAAAATCTCTTATATTTTTTGTGTAATTTTTTCAATTTTAATTGCTGTTTTGTTAGTCGTAGCAAAAACAAAGGTGATGAACATTTTGCCTTATTTTAATATGAGCTGGTTTACTATACTGATATTGATAATGAGCTTATTTACCATAATAAGCATCTATGCATTATTAACAAGGAAAAAAGTATTTATGTTATTCGCAGGCTTGAGTTTCAGTTTAATTTTAGCTACTTCAATAAAAGTTTTGCCTGCCATAAATGAATATATGCAGGGAACGCTTTATAAATATAGTATTTATGCTAAACAGATTCTACAGAAAAATGATATTTTAATTACATACAAAATAAACAAGCCAAGTATTTCTTTTTATTCAGACAGAAAAATACTGAAGATTGACTCTGAAAAAGAACTGATTGAAAAAATTAAAGACACTTTACAGCAAAAACTAAGAATAGTTGTAATATCTCAAGTTAAAGATGTAGAATTTTTAAAAAGCACTGGATTAAACATGTTGAAGGAGGATAGAGATTATGCCATTTTTACATTGTCGGGCTAA
- a CDS encoding phosphatase PAP2 family protein: MLFIKNFQQSYFNFYQFLEELDAVMDFVYKGAFLVVSIFTIYSLLAKKEIGRSLAYGIAGVLIVIQIKHLIGRARPKLGFDPFFAGPSLNYLYSSFPSGHTTFAFMLASVFSHYYPKVRYLFYIFATWVGFERVEDFAHFPSDVLAGALLGIFVGKFVLFKLSPKTRQNSLT; the protein is encoded by the coding sequence ATGTTATTTATAAAAAATTTTCAGCAAAGTTATTTCAACTTTTATCAATTTTTAGAGGAACTGGATGCTGTAATGGATTTTGTGTATAAAGGTGCTTTTTTAGTAGTTTCCATTTTCACAATCTACAGTTTACTGGCAAAGAAAGAAATTGGCAGATCCCTGGCTTACGGTATTGCTGGTGTTTTAATTGTTATCCAAATAAAACACTTAATAGGAAGAGCACGACCAAAACTTGGTTTTGATCCATTTTTTGCAGGTCCTTCTTTAAATTATTTATACTCTTCTTTCCCTTCAGGGCATACTACTTTCGCTTTTATGCTTGCATCAGTATTTTCTCATTATTACCCAAAAGTTCGATATCTTTTTTATATATTTGCTACATGGGTTGGCTTTGAAAGAGTGGAAGATTTTGCACATTTTCCCTCTGATGTTCTGGCAGGAGCACTTCTTGGTATTTTTGTAGGAAAGTTTGTTTTGTTTAAACTTTCACCCAAAACAAGGCAAAATAGTTTAACTTAG
- a CDS encoding HyaD/HybD family hydrogenase maturation endopeptidase, whose product MDIGVIGVGNILLMDEGVGPKVVEILRKNYKFEPDIELIDGGTLGLELLPYIEKYKKIILIDIVDFHKEPGYIGVLKGEEIPPYLKTKLSLHHVGIQDLLEVARLMDFMPEEVVLVGIQPEIIDIGLDLSETLAGKINELIDEVLKILGSWGIKCVLQSHQK is encoded by the coding sequence ATGGATATCGGTGTAATTGGAGTAGGAAATATTCTTTTAATGGATGAGGGAGTAGGTCCAAAAGTTGTTGAGATACTGAGGAAAAATTATAAGTTTGAACCAGACATTGAGCTCATTGATGGTGGTACACTGGGACTTGAACTGCTTCCATACATTGAAAAATATAAAAAAATTATTCTGATAGACATAGTTGATTTTCATAAAGAACCTGGATACATAGGCGTTTTAAAGGGAGAAGAAATTCCTCCCTATTTAAAAACAAAGCTTTCTTTACATCATGTAGGTATTCAGGATCTCTTAGAAGTTGCAAGATTGATGGATTTTATGCCTGAGGAGGTTGTGTTAGTTGGCATCCAGCCTGAGATAATTGATATTGGACTTGACCTTTCAGAGACATTAGCTGGTAAAATAAATGAGTTAATTGATGAAGTTTTAAAAATTTTAGGCAGCTGGGGGATAAAATGTGTCTTGCAGTCCCATCAAAAATAG
- a CDS encoding YifB family Mg chelatase-like AAA ATPase: MLAKVQSAHLLGIEPYAVDVEVDIAQRGLPHFNIVGLPDTAVKESRDRIKAAFKNTGFPFPIKQITVNLAPADLRKEGSSFDLPIAIGILAAEGHIPKESLRDFLIVGELSLEGKVRAIKGALCIVSKLKDGEVKKIIIPRSNASEAGVVKDVDAYPVETLQEAVDFLKGEKFIKPFKTEINFYDDVNYYEDLSDVKGQFQAKRVLEIAAAGGHNILFIGPPGSGKSMLARRLPGIMPPMTVEEAIETTKIHSVAGLLPDNAGLILKRPFRSPHHSSSDIALIGGGQIPKPGEVSLAHNGVLFLDELPEFKRNVLEVLRQPLEDGFVTVARSYATVQFPSRFLLVAAMNPCPCGHYGDSVKPCSCTPQMIIRYRSKVSGPLVDRIDMHIEVPRVNYQELKNDTPSESSSSVRERVIRARQIQLKRFKNEGIYCNAHMKTKHLRKFCMINEDCHSLLQSAMEKLGLSARAHSKIIKVARTIADLEGSENIKSQHVAEAIQYRSLERLSF; the protein is encoded by the coding sequence ATGCTCGCCAAGGTTCAAAGTGCTCATCTATTAGGAATAGAGCCTTATGCTGTTGATGTAGAAGTTGATATAGCTCAGAGAGGACTGCCTCATTTTAACATTGTAGGACTTCCTGATACAGCAGTCAAAGAATCCCGTGACAGAATAAAAGCTGCTTTTAAAAATACAGGATTCCCTTTTCCTATAAAACAGATTACTGTTAATCTTGCACCAGCAGACCTGAGAAAAGAAGGCTCTTCATTTGACCTTCCTATAGCCATAGGAATCTTAGCTGCAGAAGGGCATATTCCAAAGGAGTCGCTCAGAGATTTTTTGATTGTTGGAGAGTTATCCCTTGAAGGTAAGGTAAGAGCTATAAAAGGAGCTTTATGTATTGTATCAAAATTAAAGGACGGAGAAGTTAAAAAAATAATAATTCCCAGGAGTAATGCTTCCGAGGCAGGAGTTGTTAAAGATGTAGATGCATATCCAGTGGAAACTCTTCAAGAGGCAGTGGATTTTTTAAAAGGTGAAAAATTCATTAAACCCTTTAAAACAGAAATTAATTTTTATGATGATGTCAATTATTATGAAGATCTTTCAGATGTGAAAGGTCAGTTTCAGGCAAAAAGAGTCCTTGAGATTGCAGCTGCAGGCGGGCATAATATTTTATTTATTGGTCCACCTGGAAGCGGCAAAAGCATGTTGGCAAGAAGGCTACCAGGAATAATGCCACCTATGACAGTTGAAGAAGCCATTGAGACAACAAAGATACACTCTGTAGCAGGGCTTCTTCCAGATAATGCTGGATTAATTTTAAAGCGTCCTTTTAGGTCTCCCCATCATTCATCAAGCGATATTGCATTAATTGGTGGTGGACAGATTCCAAAACCTGGAGAAGTATCCCTTGCTCATAATGGCGTGCTTTTTCTTGATGAGCTTCCAGAGTTTAAAAGAAATGTCTTAGAAGTTTTAAGACAGCCCCTTGAAGATGGCTTTGTAACTGTTGCCCGCAGCTATGCCACTGTGCAGTTTCCTTCAAGATTTTTATTAGTGGCAGCAATGAACCCCTGCCCATGCGGACATTACGGCGATAGTGTTAAACCATGCAGTTGTACTCCTCAAATGATAATTCGTTATCGTTCAAAAGTTTCAGGTCCTCTTGTTGATAGAATTGATATGCACATTGAAGTTCCCAGAGTAAACTATCAGGAGCTGAAAAATGATACCCCATCAGAAAGTTCAAGCAGTGTGCGTGAAAGAGTAATAAGAGCAAGACAAATTCAATTAAAAAGATTTAAAAATGAAGGAATATACTGTAATGCCCACATGAAAACAAAACATTTGAGAAAATTTTGCATGATTAATGAAGACTGCCACAGTCTGCTACAGTCTGCAATGGAAAAATTAGGATTGAGCGCAAGAGCTCATTCAAAGATAATTAAAGTTGCAAGAACAATAGCTGATCTTGAAGGCTCTGAAAACATTAAATCTCAACATGTAGCAGAGGCAATTCAATATCGCAGCCTTGAAAGGTTAAGTTTTTAA
- a CDS encoding twin-arginine translocase TatA/TatE family subunit produces the protein MLSYQDIFLFSIIIIVLFGSSKLPEIGKGLGEAIRGFKKAVSDAEASKEEEKTVSKIENKS, from the coding sequence ATGCTCAGTTATCAAGACATATTTCTATTTTCAATAATTATAATTGTTCTTTTTGGCTCCTCCAAGCTTCCTGAAATAGGTAAAGGACTCGGAGAAGCCATTAGAGGCTTTAAAAAAGCTGTATCCGATGCTGAAGCATCTAAGGAGGAAGAAAAGACAGTTTCAAAGATTGAAAATAAAAGCTAA
- a CDS encoding nickel-dependent hydrogenase large subunit: MARLVIDPVTRIEGHLRVEATVNGGKVKDAYSSCTMWRGMEIILKGKDPRDAWAYTQRACGVCTTVHAIASVRAVEDAIGAKVPENARILRNIIMANQNVHDHIIHFYHLHALDWVDVVSALKADPVKTSELAKSISSWPKNSATYFKAIQDKVKAFVESGQLGIFSNGYWGHPAYKLPPEANLLAVAHYLEALDLQREIIKIHALLGSKNPHPQTFVVGGQSTPVDPESQNALNADSIAFMLKYADMALEFVEQVYIPDLLAIASFYKDWAAIGGFNNFLACGDWPDANGKMYLPGGVIKNKNLAKIEPLDHKKFKEYITHSWYKYSKGDNAGLHPWEGETIPNYTGPKPPYEYLNVEGKYSWGKAIRYEDLPMEVGPLARMLVAYGLGHKDVKEVVDMVLKKLGVGPEALFSTLGRTAARGIETLLMARKTKDYIMELAANMKKGDTKIADTDKWNPKTWPKECKGVGFHDAPRGALAHFVVIKDGKIANYQMVVPSTWNLSPRDNKGQRGPVEEALVGTPVADSKLPLELLRTIHSYDPCMACGMHMIEIKEE; encoded by the coding sequence ATGGCAAGGTTAGTCATTGATCCTGTAACAAGGATTGAGGGACATTTAAGAGTTGAAGCCACCGTGAATGGTGGAAAAGTAAAAGATGCATATTCTTCATGCACAATGTGGCGTGGAATGGAAATCATTCTTAAAGGAAAAGATCCAAGAGATGCATGGGCATATACACAGAGAGCATGCGGTGTTTGTACAACTGTTCATGCAATTGCATCTGTAAGAGCAGTTGAGGACGCCATAGGAGCAAAAGTTCCGGAAAATGCAAGAATCTTAAGAAATATTATAATGGCAAACCAAAATGTTCATGACCATATAATTCATTTCTATCATCTTCATGCTCTTGACTGGGTTGATGTTGTATCAGCATTAAAAGCGGATCCTGTAAAAACTTCAGAGCTTGCAAAGAGTATATCTTCATGGCCAAAAAACTCAGCCACATATTTTAAGGCAATTCAAGATAAAGTCAAGGCTTTTGTAGAGTCAGGTCAGCTTGGAATTTTCAGCAATGGATACTGGGGACATCCAGCATACAAACTTCCACCAGAAGCAAATCTTTTGGCAGTTGCTCACTATCTTGAAGCACTTGATTTACAAAGAGAGATAATCAAAATTCACGCACTTCTTGGTTCAAAGAACCCCCATCCACAGACATTTGTTGTTGGTGGACAGTCAACACCAGTTGATCCAGAAAGTCAGAATGCACTTAATGCTGATAGCATTGCATTTATGCTTAAGTATGCTGATATGGCTCTTGAATTTGTTGAGCAAGTCTACATCCCCGATCTTCTGGCAATTGCATCTTTCTATAAAGATTGGGCAGCAATCGGAGGATTTAACAACTTCCTTGCCTGTGGAGACTGGCCAGATGCAAATGGCAAAATGTATCTGCCTGGAGGAGTTATAAAAAATAAGAATTTAGCAAAAATTGAACCATTAGACCACAAAAAATTTAAAGAATACATCACCCATTCATGGTATAAGTATTCAAAGGGAGACAATGCAGGACTTCATCCATGGGAAGGTGAGACAATTCCAAACTATACAGGACCAAAGCCACCTTATGAGTATCTTAATGTTGAAGGAAAATACAGCTGGGGTAAAGCAATCAGATATGAAGATCTTCCAATGGAGGTAGGACCTCTTGCAAGAATGCTCGTTGCTTACGGGCTTGGACACAAGGATGTAAAAGAAGTTGTTGATATGGTTTTAAAGAAACTTGGAGTAGGGCCTGAAGCATTGTTCTCAACACTTGGAAGAACTGCTGCAAGAGGAATTGAGACACTTCTAATGGCAAGAAAAACAAAGGACTACATAATGGAGCTTGCTGCTAATATGAAAAAAGGAGACACAAAGATTGCTGATACTGATAAATGGAATCCTAAGACATGGCCCAAAGAGTGCAAAGGTGTTGGATTCCATGATGCACCTCGTGGAGCTCTTGCTCACTTTGTTGTAATAAAAGATGGAAAGATTGCTAATTATCAGATGGTTGTTCCGTCCACATGGAATTTATCGCCCAGGGATAACAAAGGCCAGCGTGGTCCTGTGGAAGAAGCCCTTGTTGGAACACCTGTTGCTGATTCAAAGCTTCCACTTGAACTTTTAAGAACAATTCACTCCTATGATCCATGTATGGCATGTGGTATGCATATGATTGAGATCAAAGAAGAATAG